AAAGAACTTTTTCTGCGCGAGCACAATCATCAAACTGTCCGCGATGAGCTCCATCGCAAAAAGGTTTATTGTGCGAATGACCACATCGACACAAGGTAAATTGTTCTTTTGTTTCAAAAACGTTTCCTTCTGCATCCACTAACTCAATAGCACCCGTGA
This genomic interval from Sulfoacidibacillus ferrooxidans contains the following:
- a CDS encoding CDGSH iron-sulfur domain-containing protein, whose protein sequence is MADVKITVRDKGPYLVTGAIELVDAEGNVFETKEQFTLCRCGHSHNKPFCDGAHRGQFDDCARAEKVL